The genomic region AGCGAAGGATGCAATGTTAACAGCATTCGTCACCAGGTCATCTTCAGGCACACTACCAATTACAATGAGTGTTGCAGAGGAGAAAATGGGTATTAAGAAATCCATTTATGCATTCACACTACCATTAGGAGCAACAATAAACATGGATGGAACAGCAATGTACCAAGCCATAGCAACAATGTTCATTGCTAACGCTCTAGGAATACATTTAACCGTAGTACATTATGGCATGATAGTTCTCACCGCAGTCCTAGCATCCATAGGAACAGCAGGAGTACCCGGTGCAGGACTAATAATGTTAGCCCTAGTACTACAAGCAGTAGGACTCCCACTAACAGAACCCAACGTCGCCCTAGCATATTCGTTAATAGCAGGCATAGATGTAATCCTAGACATGGGTAGAACAATGGTCAACGTAACCGGCGATCTAACTGGAACATTAATTGTTGCAAAAACAGAGAACGAAACAGACTTATCCAAGTGGAAATAATACTAAATACCTTTTTATCATCCATAAATAAATTATCATCGTTGACAATTCTTTTCTCAGAGAGAATTCTTGTTCTCAAATAGAATTATTTACCTATTCAAGTTATATGTATTGCTACATCCTTATTTTATGGTGTTGTTGTTGAGGATTACCGCTACCGTTCTTGCTGGCGGTGAGAGTAAGAAGTTTAGGCGTTTCCCCACCCTTATTATTTCTGAGTATTTTTGATTATTTTCCATGGGTGGGGTTAGCTCTTGGTGTGGGATCACCTGCTTCACCCACACCTCATGGGGCTCGGTCGAGCCCAACGCCATGGGGCTCCCATTTGTGGATAAGTATTTTAAGCCAATATTTATTGCACCTATCACGTCTCTGTCTAGTATTAATCCATTTTTTAGTTTGTTTTAGAGTAACAGTGTGGGGCCGACAAGTCTACCTCATACTCGGATGACTTGTCGCTTGGTTGAGTGCCTCGGGAGTGCTAGTCAATATCCGGGTATATTATTTACTGTTTTATCGACTGTTTTGGCTTCTCGGCGTGTAGCGAATGCTAGGTTACTACTAGCTCTAGCAGGTTCTTGGAGATAGCCAGCTTTAACTTTCTCGCCTTCCTCCTGCCCATGCTCATAGGCTCATCCCAGTATAGGAGTGAGTAGGGGCTCCCGTGGATGTAGAGGTTGGTGCCCGCAACTATCCTACCCGAGAACTCGAATACTTTAACTTCGAGGTCCTCGGTTATTATGCTCTCTAGGCTGAAGGGGCCTATAATACCTGGCGGGAGCTTCCTTTTAGTGGCCTCGACGAACCTAGTTCCATACTCGAGCACTTTGGGGAGGAGACTCTCCCTTAGCACGAGCGGTATGTTCCCCACGACTACGAAGCTGGGCTCGACTTCCCCCGCCAGGGTTGGGGGCAGCCTCTTGGCCCCGTCGACGTTGGATTCATACCTTATGTCGGCTCCCAAGATTTCGAGCCTGCCCAGGATTGGGCTGTAGAAGAAGTGATAGTATGCCGGTGTGCCGATAACATACTCCTGTACAAAGAGAAACGAGACATACTGCTAAACTCTCTTGAAGAATACGTAGGCTCGGCTAAATTTACGAAGCCTAAGGCTGGTATGTTTGTTATGCTATATCTTCCAGAAAAAGCTAGTGGAGAAGAGTTCGCATCCAAGCTCATTGACGAATACAAAGTTGCAGTTGTACCAGGAAGACCATTCTATACTGATGGCTCGGGAGCGAACACGGTAAGACTAAACTTTAGTAGACCATCAAAGAACGATATACGTGAAGCCGTAAAAAGGATTGGCGAATTATATAAAAGGTTGTATAGTTAATGTTGAGTAGCTAATTCCTAACTCTCAATGCTAGGAGTTGGTGTCTTAGCGCCCTTAATAGGATTCATAGCATATACCGTTATCGGACTAATCATGACATTAATTGGTATATTAGTAATGAATGATTTTGGAAACCCTTATTAAACGATATATATTTCCAACATGACACACCATGGAGAAGAGGCTGATGTCCGAAGCATGAACAACTATACTAACACATAGTACATTAACTGGTAATCCTGCATTCCCATGTTAAAATCTAAAAGTTTAAGTAAGCGTTAAGATCTACGATGGCTTCCATCCTCTGGGTAAATCCTGTGCTCGCTTCAACTATGAATACTTGTAATTAAATATAATTGGTTCCCAGAATAGATACTAATAAGATCATCCAAACACTCCTATGAGAAGGTATTGTTAGAAGAATATTCTTGTTCAGAAACCTTAGGATTTATAGGTTTACAGGTATGTAAACATATTATTTTAACATATTATTTTTTTACTACTACTACATGGGCGACTGACTTATGAGTAGGTATGTTACTGTTTCAGCTAAGGTTAGGAGGGAGCTCTTAGAGGAGGCTAAGCGTTTAAAAATTAATGTCTCAGAGCTTATAAGGAGAGCTCTTGAGGAAGAGGTACGTCGCCGTAAACTAATTGATTTGGAGAAGAGGTTGAAGGAGAAGCGTAACGTGCTCGCCAAGATAGACATCGATGAGATAGTGAGGCTTATTCGGGAGGATAGGGAGGCTAGATAATGAAGCCAAGCTATTTGTTTGATGCTTCTAGCCTTGTAAAAGCGTTGAAAGAAGCTAAACTAGTACCATTAGGTGGACAGGTTTTACAGTGGCTCACAATATACGAGGTTTTAAATGTTTTTTGGGAGGAGTCCTACTTATTACATAGACTTAGTATTGAAGAAGCGGTTTCCCTAACAAGAGACTTCACAGATCTAGTCCTGAACATGATTATACTAGAACCTAGGGGTCTAGAACATGATATTCTCCAAATAGCGGTTTCAAGGGGTATAACAGCTTATGATGCATCATATATAGCATTAGCTAGGAAACATGGGCTAACACTTGTAACTGAGGACCAGATACTAGCTAAAGCCTCCACTAATATGGTCAAGACAGTGAGTCTAGACGATATCAAGTAGTAGTGAATAGGGGGCTCAATCCATATAATACCCCTAATTAATTTCTGCACAAACCCGTATACCCTAATAATGGAAACAGGTAATAGTTAAGTGGGCAATTACTACTAGTAAGACTATTTGCTTATTTGGATACTATAATTGTTTAGAGGAGCTTATTGTTGGGTTCGCTTTATAAACCATTTATAATTGTTTGTAAAATGCAGATGAAGGGCTCATGGTGGTTTGTGTGGAGCCCCAATAGCCCCTTCCGTGAAGATGATGAAAACCCAACACAAGAGGGGGAAGCCCGTGCAAGTATCAAAAATAACCAAAATAACCATAGTTTCTAAAAGATAATGCACGGGCAACCACTGCCTGTTTGTTTTGGAAACTATGAAAACCATGGTTGTTTTATGAGTTCTTAAACAAAACTCCTACCATGTTATATTATTATTTATTAGTATATGGTCTTGGCTTAGATTTTTATGAAAATATTGTTTATTTAACAGAAATTATTCTTTCCTATAGACAGGTTCTTATTCCTAACTTATCAGCTGCGATATGTTGTCTAGTATCAAAAGTTGCTAGGCAGGCGTTGTATTGTTGAGCTAAGGCTAGGTATAGAGAATCATATATGGTTGCCTTCTCTTTTATAGCTATATCTAGGGATTTCCCGGCGATCTCATGTGCTGGTATAACTGTGAAACCATTCCATAAAGATAATAGGTCTTTAAAAGCATTCCTAAAAGAACCTAGATCTAAATCCTTGACTAAGATGTAGTGCTTCCATAAAGCATTAGGTGATTCATATAATGCAATATTTGATTTACTGTAGCAATTATTTCCCCGCCCCTAATCCATTTCCGAAACAGTTTTCTAGCAACCTCAGAATTCTCCCCTCCAATAACTAGTTTTACCGTGAAAGAAGCATCTAATACTATCATCTACTATCCCTATCCTCTCTAATAAGCCTGGTAGAATCTATTCTAACCCTCCTCTTCCCAGCCCTAACACTTATTTCTTCAAAACCTCCAACAACCCGCATCTCTTAATTCTGTCCTCAATAAAACTTTCTATCTCCCTACTCTTCAATCAATATATGCCTTCTCCATCTTCTCCTTTAACTCCTTGGGAACCCTGATCGTTAATATTTTAGAGCCCATATAGTACAACATGTA from Staphylothermus marinus F1 harbors:
- a CDS encoding aminotransferase class I/II-fold pyridoxal phosphate-dependent enzyme, whose amino-acid sequence is MIVCRCADNILLYKEKRDILLNSLEEYVGSAKFTKPKAGMFVMLYLPEKASGEEFASKLIDEYKVAVVPGRPFYTDGSGANTVRLNFSRPSKNDIREAVKRIGELYKRLYS
- a CDS encoding type II toxin-antitoxin system CcdA family antitoxin, whose protein sequence is MSRYVTVSAKVRRELLEEAKRLKINVSELIRRALEEEVRRRKLIDLEKRLKEKRNVLAKIDIDEIVRLIREDREAR
- a CDS encoding type II toxin-antitoxin system VapC family toxin — protein: MKPSYLFDASSLVKALKEAKLVPLGGQVLQWLTIYEVLNVFWEESYLLHRLSIEEAVSLTRDFTDLVLNMIILEPRGLEHDILQIAVSRGITAYDASYIALARKHGLTLVTEDQILAKASTNMVKTVSLDDIK
- a CDS encoding type II toxin-antitoxin system VapC family toxin; translation: MALYESPNALWKHYILVKDLDLGSFRNAFKDLLSLWNGFTVIPAHEIAGKSLDIAIKEKATIYDSLYLALAQQYNACLATFDTRQHIAADKLGIRTCL